Sequence from the Rhizobium sp. TH2 genome:
CGAATCTCCAAGAAACTGGATGATTGTGCCGTCGTGCCTGTTCACCGCGACATTGAGGAGATCGAAATATTCCGACAGCATGATCACCACTTCCTCCGGCGAATGCTGCTCGCTGATCGCGGTGAAATTGTAAATGTCGGTGAAGAGCGCCGTGACTTCCTGCCGCGCCGCCGTCCGGCGCGAGAATTCGCCGGACTCGATGCCCTTGCGGACGAGCTCCTTCGGCACGTAGAGGCTGAAGGTGAAAATCGCGTCGCGGGCGCGGCTCATCGCGCCGCTGAGCGCCGAGATTTCGCGCACCCGGCTGGGCACGTTGATCTCGGTCTGGAAATCGAGTTCCTGCAGCCGGTAGGCACTGGTCGTCAGCTGGTTCAGCGACTGCGTGATAACGCCTGCGAGCACCAGCGCGAGAACGATGACCACCACCACGACGCCACCGGCGACCGCCAGGCCCTGGAACAGTTCGTTATAGGCCGGTCCGAGGATTTCCTCCAGCGGCGCCGCGATCACCAGCGTATTGCCGGCGAAGAGTTGCGATGTGGTGATCTTGGAGGACATCACGATATAGGTCACGTCGTTGATGCTGACCGCATCGACCCGCCCGTCCTGGGCCTTCAACAGCCGGCTCAGCCCCCGGGTCAGGGGATCGATCTTCGCATCGGTTCCGTTCTGCTTGTCGCGCGTCGCAGCGATGATCTTCTGCATCTCGCTGAGGCTGGAATGGATAACCGGCCGGCCTGTGTCGTCGGCAATGAACGCCACGGAATGGGTCGTCAGCAGTTCGCCACGGAGGAAGTTGGTAACGCGGGTGAGGACGACATCGGCGCCGATGACGACCTTCGGATTGCGGATATGGCCCTGCGAGATCGTCATGCCCAGGGCACCGGTGACCGCCATCTCATATGGGCCGGTGGTAACGGCCTCGGTGCCGCCCTCCGCCTTCTGGTACCAGAGGCGATTGCGCGGATCGAAATCGGCTGGGCTGGTGCGCTCCGCCTGCATCCGCTTGCCGGCCCCATCGAGGAAGAGCACCCGCATCACCGGCGTACCGGCTTGCGACCTGTCGATCGTCCTGACCGCCAGCATCGCTTCCTTCGGCGCCTCAAGCGCCTTGCGCCACAGCGTTTCCCTCAGGTTGATCGCATGGAAGAACGAGCCGTCCGGATACCCCGCATAGAGCCCATCGACGGTCGGCGAGCGCAGCAGCGCCTCGCGGGCGAAGACCAGTTTGTCATTCAGCCTTTCGGTTGCCGGCGCCAGGAAGGAATTGGCCGCCGAGGCGAAGATGTTGACGAATGTCGCGGTGTCGCCGGAGATCACCGCCAGCCGGTTGACCAGCCGGTCGGAGAAATCGTTCATCCGCTCCTGCACCCGCTCGACCGCGTTCTCCCGGGCGCGGACGTATCCGATGGAAATCAGCGCACCTGCCACCACCACGACAAGGCCCACCATCACCACGCTCAGGATCAGCCTGAGCGATGGCCGGCTCCAGCGCCGGTCGGCTTCCTCCAATGCATTGGCCACGCAATATCCCCGGTTCCTGTCCGAGGAGATCGCTCCGTCGACAGCTGATACATTTACGCTCTAGCCGATTTTCGGCGCGGAACGCCAGTGTCTCGCTTCGCGCATGTGCCGGATCCGGATCAATCCATGTTGATCTTCGTTCCCGTCGCCCCGTTTAGGAGTCGCTTCAAATGGAAGCTTGCGAGCCCATCGTCGGACCGTCTGCCGACCAGTACCGCGAAGGCGCCGAGAGCACCGGGGTCGCCCGCCTCCAATTTGGCAAACGCAGCCGCGTAGTCTTCCCCGGAAGCTTCGTCTTGTTGGCCGGGGCGCAGCGGCTCGAATGCGCGCAGTCGTTCGGTCCTGCCCCTCAGCATGAGGTCGCCGACCGGCCGGCCGTGGAAATCCGCAACCTGCTTCGTCACGTTTTCGCTCACGCAGATGCGCGTGCCGAGTTGCTTGTTGGCTGTTTCCAGCCGTGCAGCAATATTGATCGTGTCGCCATAGGCGGTGTAATCGAAGAAGCGACCGCCGCCGAAATTCCCCACGATCGCCGGCCCGGCATTCACCCCGATACGTGTTGTGCCGATCGCGATGCCCTTTGCCAGCCATGTGTCGCGAAAGACCTGCGCGAATGCATCGAGATCGAGCGCACATTCGATGGCGCGCTGGGCATGGTCGGGTTGCTCGCCCGGCGCGCCGAAGAGAACGTGCAGTGCATCACCGACGATCTTGGCGACAGTGCCTTCGTGGGCGAACACGATGGACGTCATTCCCGCGAGATATTCGTTGAGCATTTCACCGAGAATATCCGGCTCGAGCGTCTCGACCAGTGTCGTGAAGCCGGCAATATCGGTGAAGATCGTCGCCACCTCTCGGCGCTGCCCGACAAGATCGAGCGCGCCTGCATCTCCGGCCAGTCTTTCGGCCAATCCCGGCGAAAAATAGCGCGACAGCACCTCGCGATTGCGCGCTTCGAGTTCGACAATCAGCCGGGCATTCTCGATCGCGATCACGGCCTGGTCGGCGAAGGTGTGAACGAGTGCAATCTGGCGATCGGTGAAAAGCCGTGCCTCCGGCCGCGACATCGCGATGACGCCGACCACCTTGCCGTCGCGTTTCAAAGGCACAGCCAGGCCGCCGCGATAATCACCGAGCTGATGGCCGGTCAGTGAGCGAAAACGCGGATCGTTCGGTATGTCCTCGACATTCACGACTTCACCGGTAAAGGCGGCAATCGCGGAGGTCGTCACCGCGTCGGCGGCAGGCGTGAGTGCCAGGATGCGGGCGTAGCTGACCCATTCCTCGGGATAATTGACATGCGCGGCAAGATACAATTGCCCGTCCCGGCTCAGCCAGACGACGCCGCGCGTGGCCTCGCAAAGATCGATCGCCGAGCGGATGAGCGTGGTCAGGACCGTGTCAAGATCGAAAGCCGACTGGCTGATCAGCTTCAACACATCCGATGTCACCGCCTGCGCCTCATGCGCCGCCATCAACTCCTTGGTGAGACGGTCGATAATGGCTTCAAGCTGGCGAACTAAGTCCTGCATATG
This genomic interval carries:
- a CDS encoding adenylate/guanylate cyclase domain-containing protein produces the protein MANALEEADRRWSRPSLRLILSVVMVGLVVVVAGALISIGYVRARENAVERVQERMNDFSDRLVNRLAVISGDTATFVNIFASAANSFLAPATERLNDKLVFAREALLRSPTVDGLYAGYPDGSFFHAINLRETLWRKALEAPKEAMLAVRTIDRSQAGTPVMRVLFLDGAGKRMQAERTSPADFDPRNRLWYQKAEGGTEAVTTGPYEMAVTGALGMTISQGHIRNPKVVIGADVVLTRVTNFLRGELLTTHSVAFIADDTGRPVIHSSLSEMQKIIAATRDKQNGTDAKIDPLTRGLSRLLKAQDGRVDAVSINDVTYIVMSSKITTSQLFAGNTLVIAAPLEEILGPAYNELFQGLAVAGGVVVVVIVLALVLAGVITQSLNQLTTSAYRLQELDFQTEINVPSRVREISALSGAMSRARDAIFTFSLYVPKELVRKGIESGEFSRRTAARQEVTALFTDIYNFTAISEQHSPEEVVIMLSEYFDLLNVAVNRHDGTIIQFLGDSIFAMWNAPINDDRHAEKACRAALAMQQALENFNALQVGKGLPEFRTRFGIHTGAAVVGSVGAADRLQYTAMGDTINVASRLEGMNKEHGTTILASRAVHEHCHDVIQFRPLGQAHAKGRAEEVELYEVIGEIDEPATHQ
- a CDS encoding adenylate/guanylate cyclase domain-containing protein translates to MQDLVRQLEAIIDRLTKELMAAHEAQAVTSDVLKLISQSAFDLDTVLTTLIRSAIDLCEATRGVVWLSRDGQLYLAAHVNYPEEWVSYARILALTPAADAVTTSAIAAFTGEVVNVEDIPNDPRFRSLTGHQLGDYRGGLAVPLKRDGKVVGVIAMSRPEARLFTDRQIALVHTFADQAVIAIENARLIVELEARNREVLSRYFSPGLAERLAGDAGALDLVGQRREVATIFTDIAGFTTLVETLEPDILGEMLNEYLAGMTSIVFAHEGTVAKIVGDALHVLFGAPGEQPDHAQRAIECALDLDAFAQVFRDTWLAKGIAIGTTRIGVNAGPAIVGNFGGGRFFDYTAYGDTINIAARLETANKQLGTRICVSENVTKQVADFHGRPVGDLMLRGRTERLRAFEPLRPGQQDEASGEDYAAAFAKLEAGDPGALGAFAVLVGRRSDDGLASFHLKRLLNGATGTKINMD